One Ricinus communis isolate WT05 ecotype wild-type chromosome 7, ASM1957865v1, whole genome shotgun sequence genomic region harbors:
- the LOC8283368 gene encoding peptidyl-prolyl cis-trans isomerase CYP65 isoform X1: protein MGKKQHSKDRMYITKTEWATEWGGAKSKEVHTPFKRLPFYCCALTFTPYESPVCTADGSVFEIMHITPYIRKYGKHPVTGAPLKQEDLIPLNFHKNSEGEYHCPVLNKVFTEFTHIVAVKTTGNVFCYEAIKELNIKTKNWRELLTDEPFSKEDLITIQNPNALDTRVTLDFDHVKQGLKVDDEELKHMSSDPAYNINISGDIKQMLEELGTEKGRQTALHGGGGSKAQNERAAALEAILAARSRIKEDSKSDSNGNSKPPQTYSIVDAASAAVHGRSAAAAKATSGDKTAARIAMHMAGERAPVNAKLVRSRYTTGAASRSFTSTSFDPVTKNDFEYIKVEKNPKKKGYVQLHTTHGDLNIELHCDITPRTCENFITLCEQGYYNGVAFHRSIRNFMIQGGDPTGTGRGGESIWGKPFKDEPNSKLLHSGRGVVSMANSGPHTNGSQFFILYKSANHLNFKHTVFGGVVGGLTTLATMEKVPVDDNDRPLEEIKIISVTIFVNPYTETDEEEEKEKAKDEKDAEDEENDKVGSWYSNPGTGTTESRTVGGGGGVGKYLKARNSQPESAAIDAGLTTITASKKRKVSVPTSEFKDFSGW, encoded by the exons ATGGGGAAGAAACAGCACAGCAAGGATCGGATGTATATAACAAAAACAGAATGGGCCACCGAATGGGGCGGCGCTAAATCTAAAGAGGTCCATACTCCTTTCAAGCGTCTCCCTTTCTATTGCTGCGC ACTTACATTTACCCCATATGAGTCTCCAGTATGCACAGCTGATGGAAGCGTTTTCGAGATAAT GCACATTACCCCGTATATAAGGAAGTATGGGAAGCATCCGGTTACTGGAGCTCCACTTAAGCAGGAGGATCTTATTCCGCTCAATTTCCATAAGAACTCTGAAG GAGAGTATCATTGCCCTGTGCTCAACAAGGTTTTTACTGAATTCACGCATATAGTTGCTGTGAAGACTACAGGGAATGTGTTCTGTTATGAG GCAATTAAAGAACTAAATATCAAGACCAAGAACTGGAGGGAGCTCCTGACTGATGAGCCATTCAGTAAGGAAGACTTGATAACAATACAG AATCCCAATGCACTAGACACTAGGGTAACTCTGGATTTTGATCATGTTAAGCAGGGTCTAAAAGTTGATGATGAAG AGCTAAAGCATATGAGTTCAGATCCAGCctataacataaatatatcGGGAGATATCAAGCAGATGCTGGAGGAGCTTGGAACTGAGAAGGGAAGGCAAACTGCACTTCATGGTGGGGGTGGCAGTAAGGCACAAAATGAAAGGGCTGCTGCCCTTGAGGCCATTTTGGCCGCAAGGTCACGCATTAAAGAGGATTCCAAATCTGATTCAAATGGAAATTCTAAACCCCCACAAACTTATAGTATTGTAGATGCTGCATCTGCTGCAGTACACGGTAGAAGTGCTGCTGCTGCTAAAGCTACGTCAGGTGATAAAACTGCTGCTCGGATAGCGATGCACATGGCTGGTGAGAGGGCACCTGTGAATGCTAAGCTG GTAAGGAGCCGTTATACCACTGGTGCTGCTTCGCGATCCTTCACTTCTACCTCTTTTGATCCTGTCACCAAAAATGATTTTGAGTATATCAAAGTTGAGAaaaatccaaagaagaaaGGTTATGTTCAGCTGCATACAACACATGGTGATTTGAACATTGAGCTGCATTGTGATATAACTCCAAGAACGTGTGAGAACTTCATCACTCTCTGTGAGCAAGGCTACTATAATGGAGTTGCTTTCCACCGTAGTATTCG GAATTTCATGATTCAAGGTGGTGATCCTACTGGTACTGGGAGAGGAGGCGAATCTATATGGGGGAAACCTTTCAAAGATGAGCCGAATTCCAAATTGCTCCATTCTGGAAGAGGCGTTGTTAGTATGGCGAACAGTGGGCCTCACACTAATGGTTCTCAATTTTTCATCCTCTACAAGTCTGCCAATCATTTGAACTTTAAACATACAGTTTTTGGTGGGGTTGTTGGTGGCTTGACTACACTGGCAACAATGGAAAAAGTTCCTGTTGATGACAATGACCGACCTCTG GAGGAGATCAAGATAATTAGTGTGACAATATTTGTCAATCCTTACACGGAAactgatgaagaagaagaaaaggagaaggcGAAAGATGAGAAGGACGCAGAGGATGAAGAAAAT GACAAAGTTGGGTCATGGTATAGTAATCCAGGTACAGGAACAACAGAATCCAGAACAGtgggtggtggtggtggtgttgGAAAGTACTTAAAAGCAAGGAATTCTCAACCTGAATCTGCTGCAATAGATGCCGGTTTAACGACAATAACAGcgtcaaagaaaagaaaagtgagTGTTCCAACCTCAGAGTTCAAAGACTTCTCCGGCTGGTGA
- the LOC8283368 gene encoding peptidyl-prolyl cis-trans isomerase CYP65 isoform X2, with protein sequence MHITPYIRKYGKHPVTGAPLKQEDLIPLNFHKNSEGEYHCPVLNKVFTEFTHIVAVKTTGNVFCYEAIKELNIKTKNWRELLTDEPFSKEDLITIQNPNALDTRVTLDFDHVKQGLKVDDEELKHMSSDPAYNINISGDIKQMLEELGTEKGRQTALHGGGGSKAQNERAAALEAILAARSRIKEDSKSDSNGNSKPPQTYSIVDAASAAVHGRSAAAAKATSGDKTAARIAMHMAGERAPVNAKLVRSRYTTGAASRSFTSTSFDPVTKNDFEYIKVEKNPKKKGYVQLHTTHGDLNIELHCDITPRTCENFITLCEQGYYNGVAFHRSIRNFMIQGGDPTGTGRGGESIWGKPFKDEPNSKLLHSGRGVVSMANSGPHTNGSQFFILYKSANHLNFKHTVFGGVVGGLTTLATMEKVPVDDNDRPLEEIKIISVTIFVNPYTETDEEEEKEKAKDEKDAEDEENDKVGSWYSNPGTGTTESRTVGGGGGVGKYLKARNSQPESAAIDAGLTTITASKKRKVSVPTSEFKDFSGW encoded by the exons AT GCACATTACCCCGTATATAAGGAAGTATGGGAAGCATCCGGTTACTGGAGCTCCACTTAAGCAGGAGGATCTTATTCCGCTCAATTTCCATAAGAACTCTGAAG GAGAGTATCATTGCCCTGTGCTCAACAAGGTTTTTACTGAATTCACGCATATAGTTGCTGTGAAGACTACAGGGAATGTGTTCTGTTATGAG GCAATTAAAGAACTAAATATCAAGACCAAGAACTGGAGGGAGCTCCTGACTGATGAGCCATTCAGTAAGGAAGACTTGATAACAATACAG AATCCCAATGCACTAGACACTAGGGTAACTCTGGATTTTGATCATGTTAAGCAGGGTCTAAAAGTTGATGATGAAG AGCTAAAGCATATGAGTTCAGATCCAGCctataacataaatatatcGGGAGATATCAAGCAGATGCTGGAGGAGCTTGGAACTGAGAAGGGAAGGCAAACTGCACTTCATGGTGGGGGTGGCAGTAAGGCACAAAATGAAAGGGCTGCTGCCCTTGAGGCCATTTTGGCCGCAAGGTCACGCATTAAAGAGGATTCCAAATCTGATTCAAATGGAAATTCTAAACCCCCACAAACTTATAGTATTGTAGATGCTGCATCTGCTGCAGTACACGGTAGAAGTGCTGCTGCTGCTAAAGCTACGTCAGGTGATAAAACTGCTGCTCGGATAGCGATGCACATGGCTGGTGAGAGGGCACCTGTGAATGCTAAGCTG GTAAGGAGCCGTTATACCACTGGTGCTGCTTCGCGATCCTTCACTTCTACCTCTTTTGATCCTGTCACCAAAAATGATTTTGAGTATATCAAAGTTGAGAaaaatccaaagaagaaaGGTTATGTTCAGCTGCATACAACACATGGTGATTTGAACATTGAGCTGCATTGTGATATAACTCCAAGAACGTGTGAGAACTTCATCACTCTCTGTGAGCAAGGCTACTATAATGGAGTTGCTTTCCACCGTAGTATTCG GAATTTCATGATTCAAGGTGGTGATCCTACTGGTACTGGGAGAGGAGGCGAATCTATATGGGGGAAACCTTTCAAAGATGAGCCGAATTCCAAATTGCTCCATTCTGGAAGAGGCGTTGTTAGTATGGCGAACAGTGGGCCTCACACTAATGGTTCTCAATTTTTCATCCTCTACAAGTCTGCCAATCATTTGAACTTTAAACATACAGTTTTTGGTGGGGTTGTTGGTGGCTTGACTACACTGGCAACAATGGAAAAAGTTCCTGTTGATGACAATGACCGACCTCTG GAGGAGATCAAGATAATTAGTGTGACAATATTTGTCAATCCTTACACGGAAactgatgaagaagaagaaaaggagaaggcGAAAGATGAGAAGGACGCAGAGGATGAAGAAAAT GACAAAGTTGGGTCATGGTATAGTAATCCAGGTACAGGAACAACAGAATCCAGAACAGtgggtggtggtggtggtgttgGAAAGTACTTAAAAGCAAGGAATTCTCAACCTGAATCTGCTGCAATAGATGCCGGTTTAACGACAATAACAGcgtcaaagaaaagaaaagtgagTGTTCCAACCTCAGAGTTCAAAGACTTCTCCGGCTGGTGA